From a single Chloroflexota bacterium genomic region:
- a CDS encoding type II toxin-antitoxin system VapC family toxin yields METLKVSQRFGYPAEDAHQDIIDLIHLPLRAVSTGELAPEALKAAMTHGITAYDAAYVALARRLSLLLVTADETLVRHLAGTLVDVRWLGKWPENALHHARIYKL; encoded by the coding sequence TTGGAAACCCTAAAGGTCTCGCAGCGCTTTGGCTACCCGGCGGAGGACGCCCATCAGGACATCATCGATCTGATCCATTTGCCCCTGCGCGCCGTCTCCACCGGGGAGCTGGCCCCTGAGGCATTGAAAGCGGCGATGACTCACGGGATCACAGCCTACGATGCCGCTTACGTCGCGCTGGCCCGGCGTCTCTCCCTGCTCCTGGTAACCGCTGACGAAACCCTGGTCCGCCATCTGGCGGGGACACTGGTGGATGTACGGTGGTTGGGGAAGTGGCCAGAAAACGCTTTACATCATGCAAGAATATACAAACTTTGA